One segment of Paenibacillus rhizovicinus DNA contains the following:
- a CDS encoding YigZ family protein, which yields MLNSYRTLRQQGSQEIVIKKSRFIGYGKPVASEEEAIAFIEELKKQHWNASHNCSAYVIGERDEIQKQSDDGEPSGTAGKPILEVMKHQGLKNVVIVVTRYFGGIMLGAGGLIRAYTDGAVAAIEAAEAITNVLHREVIVDVDYTWYGKLENEFHARGVRIGGTEFTDRVVITCLPAAPEAERFAAWITDLTQGQAVLMIGEDKYYIDGE from the coding sequence ATGCTGAACAGCTATCGGACGCTGCGGCAGCAGGGCAGCCAAGAGATCGTCATTAAGAAGTCGCGCTTCATCGGTTACGGCAAGCCCGTCGCTTCCGAAGAAGAAGCGATCGCATTCATCGAAGAGCTGAAGAAGCAGCACTGGAATGCATCGCACAATTGTTCGGCGTATGTCATCGGCGAGCGGGACGAAATCCAGAAGCAGTCGGATGACGGAGAGCCGAGCGGTACGGCGGGCAAACCGATTCTCGAGGTCATGAAGCATCAAGGTCTCAAGAACGTCGTCATCGTCGTGACCCGTTACTTCGGCGGGATCATGCTGGGCGCAGGCGGATTGATTCGCGCTTATACCGACGGTGCCGTTGCGGCGATCGAGGCGGCCGAGGCCATCACGAACGTGCTGCACCGGGAAGTCATCGTAGATGTCGACTATACCTGGTATGGCAAGCTCGAGAACGAGTTCCATGCGCGCGGCGTCCGCATCGGCGGAACGGAGTTTACGGACCGCGTCGTGATTACGTGCCTGCCTGCCGCGCCGGAAGCGGAACGGTTCGCGGCGTGGATAACCGATTTAACGCAAGGACAGGCCGTTCTGATGATCGGCGAAGATAAGTATTATATTGACGGCGAGTAA
- the cysT gene encoding sulfate ABC transporter permease subunit CysT, translating to MRGRLWSFGFRSTIMLYFILLVVLPIIGVYSQSLKLGWSPFWESVTDQLAWEAVLLTIKLALISTVINVLLGTMIGWVLIRYRFPGRRLLNSLVDLPFALPTAVGGLMILLLLGPNSFVGGLADKLGFEIVFHEPAIIVAMIFVTFPFVIRGVQPLLEELDKSEEEASYTLGASKARTFMQVIFPSMLPGIISGAMLAFSRALAEFGAVVLVAGNIPGKTLIASVYIFGEIESDNAQGAAAVSVLLLTLSFLILGAVNLVQARRQGK from the coding sequence ATGCGCGGCCGCTTGTGGAGCTTCGGGTTTCGCAGCACGATCATGCTCTATTTTATTTTACTCGTCGTTTTGCCGATTATAGGCGTCTACTCTCAATCCTTGAAACTGGGCTGGTCGCCGTTCTGGGAAAGCGTGACGGATCAGCTGGCATGGGAAGCCGTGCTGCTGACGATCAAGCTCGCACTCATCTCCACGGTCATTAACGTGCTGCTGGGCACGATGATCGGTTGGGTTCTCATCCGCTACCGGTTTCCGGGGCGACGGCTGTTGAACAGTCTTGTCGATTTGCCTTTTGCGCTGCCGACCGCAGTCGGCGGCTTAATGATATTGCTGCTGCTAGGGCCGAACAGCTTCGTCGGCGGCCTTGCGGATAAGCTGGGTTTTGAAATCGTCTTTCACGAACCGGCCATTATAGTGGCGATGATATTCGTGACGTTTCCGTTCGTCATTCGCGGCGTGCAGCCGCTCTTGGAAGAGTTGGACAAATCCGAGGAGGAAGCTTCCTATACGCTCGGAGCGTCCAAAGCAAGAACGTTCATGCAAGTGATTTTCCCGTCCATGCTTCCGGGAATTATCAGCGGCGCGATGCTGGCCTTCTCTCGCGCGCTGGCGGAATTCGGCGCCGTCGTCCTTGTGGCCGGCAACATTCCGGGCAAGACGCTGATCGCGTCGGTCTATATTTTCGGCGAGATCGAGAGCGATAACGCGCAAGGGGCTGCCGCGGTATCCGTGCTGCTGCTGACGCTGTCCTTCCTCATTCTCGGCGCCGTCAACCTCGTTCAGGCGAGGAGGCAGGGCAAATGA
- a CDS encoding sulfate ABC transporter permease subunit, translated as MRKLWIALTYLVFLILLVAPLAKIFVGSWGDGWSGFTESLTRAQSLHALMMTGILVVIVTLLNTLFGVMLAIYLVRATWMSRRVKGLLNSIVDLPFAVSPVIGGLMIVLVLGPNSVLGAFFEDIGIKIVYALPGMILATLFVTFPLMVREVMPVLQEIGAQQEEAASTLGAYSWYTFWKVTWPSIRWGVIYGVVLTVARTLGEFGAVLVVSGNIMNKTQTATTLVYQDVENFNVTEASSVALVLAAFSVGLLLLMEWAKKRKEVH; from the coding sequence ATGAGAAAGTTATGGATCGCGCTCACCTATCTCGTGTTTCTGATTCTATTGGTTGCGCCGCTGGCGAAGATATTCGTCGGCTCATGGGGCGATGGCTGGAGCGGCTTTACGGAATCGCTTACGCGCGCACAGTCCCTTCACGCACTCATGATGACCGGCATTCTGGTCGTCATCGTCACGCTGCTGAATACGCTGTTCGGCGTCATGCTGGCGATTTATCTCGTGCGGGCAACCTGGATGTCGCGCCGGGTCAAAGGGCTGCTCAACAGCATCGTCGACCTTCCGTTCGCGGTATCGCCTGTCATCGGCGGTTTGATGATCGTACTCGTATTGGGACCGAATTCGGTTCTCGGGGCATTCTTCGAAGATATCGGCATTAAAATCGTCTACGCGCTGCCTGGCATGATTCTGGCGACCTTGTTCGTAACGTTCCCGCTGATGGTGCGGGAGGTCATGCCGGTGCTGCAAGAAATCGGCGCGCAGCAGGAAGAAGCGGCCTCTACGCTCGGGGCTTACTCGTGGTATACTTTCTGGAAAGTGACCTGGCCGTCTATCCGCTGGGGCGTGATTTATGGCGTCGTGCTGACGGTCGCCAGAACGCTCGGTGAATTCGGAGCCGTTCTCGTCGTTTCCGGCAATATTATGAACAAGACGCAGACGGCGACAACGCTCGTCTATCAGGATGTCGAGAACTTCAACGTGACGGAAGCGAGCAGCGTGGCGCTGGTGCTGGCCGCTTTCTCCGTCGGATTGCTGCTGCTTATGGAATGGGCCAAGAAGAGAAAGGAAGTGCATTGA
- a CDS encoding sulfate/molybdate ABC transporter ATP-binding protein: protein MHIEVRGLNKQFGDFHAVREVSFDIAKGKLIGLLGPSGGGKTSILRMLAGLETPSSGDIIFHGKRVNDLPPQERGIGFVFQNYALFKHMTVYDNVAFGLKVKKEAKDVIRERVMSLIELTGLKGFEHRYPHQLSGGQRQRVAFARALAPQPQLLLLDEPFAAIDAKIRTELRTWLKEMIERLGITSIFVTHDQDEAIEVADEIMIINKGRLEQKGTPWDIYKSPQTQFVASFIGESTIVEHVEQLKGFEEAANWPGTKALIRPEYIEIGKRGDFRIPSATVEGIVRQLHFRGSEWMVEVEIEGIKLITYRSLEKEVLTPGEPISVLIHRAYLFNDNDTWIMENKMKEDPMPIFI from the coding sequence ATGCATATCGAGGTGCGCGGTTTAAATAAACAATTCGGCGATTTCCATGCCGTACGCGAGGTTAGTTTCGATATTGCCAAAGGCAAGCTGATCGGCCTTCTCGGTCCGAGCGGCGGCGGCAAAACGTCGATCCTTCGCATGCTGGCTGGCTTGGAAACGCCGTCGTCGGGCGATATTATCTTCCACGGCAAACGAGTGAACGATTTGCCTCCGCAAGAGCGGGGCATCGGCTTCGTGTTCCAGAACTATGCCTTGTTCAAGCATATGACCGTCTACGACAACGTAGCGTTCGGATTGAAAGTGAAGAAGGAAGCGAAGGACGTCATCCGCGAGCGCGTCATGTCGCTGATCGAGCTGACGGGGCTCAAAGGCTTCGAGCACCGCTATCCGCATCAGCTGTCCGGCGGTCAGCGCCAGCGCGTGGCTTTCGCACGGGCGCTCGCCCCGCAGCCGCAGCTGCTGCTGCTCGACGAGCCGTTCGCGGCGATCGACGCCAAGATTCGCACCGAGCTTCGCACCTGGCTCAAAGAGATGATCGAGCGGCTCGGCATTACGTCGATCTTCGTCACGCATGACCAGGACGAGGCGATCGAAGTGGCGGACGAAATCATGATCATCAACAAAGGGCGCCTGGAACAGAAGGGAACGCCATGGGATATTTACAAAAGCCCGCAGACGCAATTCGTGGCCAGCTTCATCGGCGAATCGACGATCGTCGAGCACGTGGAGCAGCTGAAGGGCTTCGAGGAAGCGGCTAATTGGCCGGGAACGAAAGCGCTGATCCGTCCGGAATATATCGAGATCGGCAAACGCGGGGACTTCCGGATTCCGTCCGCGACCGTCGAAGGCATCGTGCGGCAACTGCATTTCCGCGGCAGCGAATGGATGGTGGAAGTGGAGATCGAAGGCATTAAGCTGATCACGTACCGTTCGCTGGAGAAGGAAGTGCTGACGCCGGGCGAGCCGATCAGCGTCCTCATTCACCGTGCTTACTTATTCAACGACAACGACACCTGGATCATGGAGAACAAGATGAAGGAAGATCCGATGCCGATTTTCATTTAA
- a CDS encoding sulfate ABC transporter substrate-binding protein, producing the protein MKPTLLKGWRFAGAALLSITLLLTAACGKDDTGGSAIDGSGQPAAPKGSVTLVIGAYSVARDSFAELLPAFAKQWKAKTGQTVTFQESYEASSTQARAIAGGFEADVAVMAMESDIEKIQQAGFITNDWRKQFGDAGMITRSIAVMGTRKGNPKGIHDWGDLTRKGVKVLYPNPKTSGGAQWDINAMYGAGLKESEAKTGKKDPAYAKAFLKSIHRNVESLDKSGRASMAAFEYGFGDVIITYENELLSRIRQGVAYEEVVPSSTILIENPAAVVDKNADKHGSRKVADAFVAYLHSEDAQRILAKYGFRPVNASVMNEVKGDFVTPPGLFDISYLGGWNEVRSTLYSPKGVWYQVLAGN; encoded by the coding sequence ATGAAACCTACCCTACTAAAAGGATGGCGATTTGCAGGTGCGGCGCTCCTCTCCATCACCCTGCTGCTGACCGCGGCATGCGGGAAGGACGACACGGGCGGCTCGGCCATCGACGGCAGCGGGCAGCCTGCTGCTCCGAAAGGCAGCGTAACGCTCGTCATCGGCGCTTACTCCGTGGCGAGAGATTCCTTCGCCGAACTGCTGCCGGCTTTCGCGAAGCAGTGGAAAGCGAAGACGGGGCAGACCGTCACGTTTCAAGAGTCGTACGAGGCTTCGAGCACGCAAGCGCGGGCCATTGCCGGCGGCTTCGAGGCGGATGTGGCCGTCATGGCGATGGAAAGCGATATCGAGAAGATCCAGCAGGCCGGTTTCATCACGAACGACTGGCGCAAGCAGTTCGGTGACGCCGGCATGATTACGCGCTCCATCGCCGTTATGGGGACCCGCAAGGGCAATCCCAAGGGAATCCATGATTGGGGCGACTTGACCCGCAAAGGCGTCAAGGTGCTCTATCCGAATCCGAAGACGTCCGGCGGCGCGCAATGGGACATCAATGCGATGTACGGCGCGGGGTTGAAGGAGTCCGAGGCGAAGACAGGCAAGAAAGACCCGGCCTACGCGAAAGCGTTCCTGAAAAGCATCCATCGCAACGTGGAGTCGCTGGACAAGAGCGGGCGCGCCTCCATGGCCGCGTTCGAGTACGGCTTCGGCGACGTCATCATTACGTACGAGAATGAATTGCTGTCGCGGATCAGGCAGGGCGTGGCTTACGAAGAAGTCGTGCCGTCCTCGACGATTCTGATCGAGAATCCCGCCGCCGTCGTCGACAAGAACGCCGACAAGCATGGCTCGCGGAAAGTCGCGGATGCGTTCGTCGCTTATTTGCACTCGGAGGATGCACAGCGAATTCTTGCCAAGTACGGCTTCCGTCCCGTGAACGCATCCGTCATGAACGAGGTCAAAGGCGATTTCGTCACGCCTCCAGGCTTGTTCGACATCTCCTACTTGGGCGGTTGGAACGAGGTTCGCAGCACGCTCTATTCGCCGAAAGGCGTCTGGTATCAGGTGCTGGCTGGCAATTAA
- a CDS encoding PdaC/SigV domain-containing protein encodes MTNRNHARSRKPIVKTAAAALMGTALIFSAAAPFAFAADAASAGDMPTAKPIAVVSSATPISDAAHLTFRSVQQTTDQLETDLQIPVITGMKDTAYQNTLNANLAARVQAAADAISKQAKDDYAANDSSYPFRAYGITVRSELLSDGSAAARGVLSFRVYTYTYTGGAHGSTIVTTYNIRNSEQASPLKLKDFFGADYKTVINKAVKAEIAKRPDDFFLDTPFRTIADDQAFYIRNGVAYIIFQQYEIAPYAAGMPEFAIAVPNFLASFPANANKLPLMAGGKSVEGAHLYVASGGQAMVPLRPIAAALGFKITYVASSHKTFLTGFGQSSFIVTGKNRYAAGENASFSLGAAPASISGTLYVPADFFTTVLGVGVAYTKQAITFGK; translated from the coding sequence ATGACCAACCGCAATCACGCCCGCTCACGCAAGCCCATTGTCAAAACCGCCGCCGCAGCCCTTATGGGCACCGCACTCATCTTTAGCGCCGCTGCGCCATTCGCATTCGCCGCGGATGCCGCTTCAGCCGGAGACATGCCGACTGCCAAGCCGATCGCCGTCGTCTCTTCCGCTACACCTATTTCGGATGCCGCGCACCTCACGTTCCGCAGCGTCCAGCAGACGACGGACCAGCTGGAAACCGATCTGCAAATACCGGTCATCACCGGCATGAAGGATACGGCCTATCAGAATACGCTGAACGCCAATCTGGCTGCGCGCGTCCAAGCCGCCGCCGACGCTATCTCGAAACAAGCGAAGGACGACTATGCGGCGAACGACAGCTCATATCCGTTCCGCGCCTACGGCATCACGGTCCGAAGCGAACTGCTCTCCGACGGCAGCGCGGCCGCGCGAGGCGTACTGTCGTTCCGCGTTTACACGTACACCTATACCGGCGGCGCGCATGGCAGTACCATCGTCACGACCTACAACATCCGCAACTCGGAGCAAGCATCCCCGCTGAAGCTGAAGGATTTTTTCGGGGCGGACTACAAGACCGTCATCAACAAAGCGGTCAAAGCGGAAATCGCCAAGCGTCCTGACGACTTCTTCCTGGATACGCCTTTCCGTACGATCGCCGACGATCAAGCATTCTATATCCGTAACGGCGTCGCTTATATCATCTTTCAACAGTATGAAATCGCGCCGTATGCCGCCGGCATGCCTGAATTCGCAATTGCCGTTCCAAACTTCCTGGCATCCTTCCCGGCAAATGCGAACAAGCTGCCTCTAATGGCAGGAGGCAAATCCGTTGAAGGCGCGCACCTGTACGTCGCCTCCGGAGGCCAAGCAATGGTGCCGCTGCGCCCGATTGCCGCCGCGCTCGGTTTCAAAATCACCTACGTCGCAAGCAGCCATAAAACATTCTTGACCGGGTTCGGCCAATCATCCTTCATCGTCACGGGGAAAAACCGCTACGCCGCAGGGGAAAACGCTTCGTTCTCCCTCGGCGCCGCGCCAGCTTCGATCAGCGGTACGCTGTATGTGCCTGCCGACTTCTTCACGACGGTGCTGGGCGTCGGAGTCGCGTATACGAAGCAGGCGATTACGTTCGGGAAGTAA
- a CDS encoding YeiH family protein, with protein sequence MKPLGLSALLLRGCKQRAGGIAFTFLIAAAGCGLSFLPGFHYAGQMACAILLAIGYRHFIGYPQPLRSGIQFASKNLLRFAIILYGVKLNITAIYRDGLGLLARDVVVVLFAVGCTMLLAKWMRADLKLSLLLGIGTGICGAAAIAAVSPILRSKDEDTAVSAGLIALVGTLFAVAYTLLRPLLGMTDLQYGVWSGTSLHEIAHAALAASPAGQDALALALLAKLGRVFLLVPMCLALVYIQRVISRRRGSKTGEHSEKQSAPLQFPWFLLGFAAMSLLGSSSIGHAFIQAQPAFMNGLTFLTTFLLTMAMVGLGLNVNLRSLDGGVLRSLGAMLVTSVLLSLWTYFSI encoded by the coding sequence ATGAAGCCGCTCGGCTTATCCGCACTGCTTCTCCGCGGCTGCAAGCAGCGTGCCGGCGGCATTGCATTCACGTTTCTCATCGCCGCCGCCGGCTGCGGACTCTCGTTCCTGCCCGGTTTTCATTATGCGGGGCAGATGGCCTGCGCCATCCTGCTCGCGATCGGCTATCGGCATTTCATCGGATATCCGCAGCCGCTGAGGTCCGGTATCCAGTTCGCCAGCAAAAACCTGCTGCGTTTCGCGATCATCCTTTACGGCGTCAAGCTGAACATTACGGCCATCTATCGCGATGGACTTGGCCTGCTCGCCCGAGACGTCGTCGTCGTGCTGTTCGCCGTCGGCTGCACGATGCTGCTGGCGAAATGGATGCGGGCCGATCTCAAGCTGTCGCTTCTGCTCGGCATCGGCACGGGCATTTGCGGAGCGGCGGCAATCGCGGCCGTGTCCCCGATCCTCCGTTCGAAGGACGAGGATACGGCGGTGAGCGCGGGCTTGATCGCGCTGGTCGGCACGCTGTTCGCCGTTGCTTACACCTTGCTGCGGCCGCTGCTCGGCATGACGGACCTGCAATACGGCGTCTGGTCCGGCACGAGCTTGCATGAAATCGCGCATGCTGCGCTGGCGGCTTCGCCGGCCGGGCAGGATGCCTTGGCGCTCGCGCTGCTGGCGAAGCTGGGCCGCGTATTCCTGCTCGTTCCGATGTGCCTGGCGCTCGTCTATATCCAGCGCGTCATCAGCCGCAGGCGCGGCAGCAAGACAGGAGAACATAGCGAGAAGCAATCGGCGCCCCTGCAGTTCCCTTGGTTCCTGCTCGGCTTCGCGGCCATGAGCTTGCTGGGCAGCAGCAGCATCGGGCACGCCTTCATTCAGGCCCAGCCTGCATTCATGAATGGCCTGACGTTCTTGACGACCTTCTTGCTCACGATGGCAATGGTCGGACTCGGACTGAACGTGAACCTCCGCAGCTTGGACGGCGGCGTGCTGCGCTCGCTCGGAGCCATGCTCGTTACCTCGGTACTCTTGTCGCTATGGACTTACTTTTCCATATAA
- a CDS encoding Cof-type HAD-IIB family hydrolase, translated as MTYKLIAIDIDDTLLTDDIIVTPGTKAALAAAIERGVFVTLATGRMFPSAKKIAKQIELNVPIITYQGSMIKTLLDEQVLYERYVPQDAARELIAFCEANDLHLQLYINDILYVREGNEKARGYSKLSNIPFVVEPDFEKLIEQPSAKMLMIDDPARLDEMAERLAPLIGDRVHITKSKAHYLEVTHKEGTKGHAITFMAEHIGCTLDEVIAIGDSWNDHEMIEAAGLGVAMGNALPKLKEIAQFVTKSNNEEGVKHVIDTFILQTV; from the coding sequence ATGACCTACAAACTGATTGCCATCGACATCGACGACACGCTGTTGACTGACGATATTATCGTAACGCCCGGGACGAAAGCAGCCTTGGCTGCAGCAATAGAGCGCGGCGTATTCGTTACGCTGGCGACCGGACGGATGTTTCCGTCGGCGAAGAAGATCGCCAAGCAGATCGAACTGAACGTGCCGATCATCACTTACCAAGGTTCGATGATCAAGACATTGCTCGACGAGCAGGTGCTCTACGAACGTTACGTACCGCAAGACGCGGCCAGAGAGCTGATCGCGTTCTGCGAAGCGAACGATCTCCATCTGCAGCTGTACATCAACGATATCCTGTACGTGCGGGAAGGCAACGAGAAAGCGCGCGGCTACTCCAAGCTGTCGAACATCCCATTCGTCGTGGAGCCCGACTTCGAGAAGCTGATCGAGCAGCCATCCGCCAAGATGCTCATGATCGACGATCCGGCCCGCCTCGACGAAATGGCAGAACGGCTGGCTCCGCTCATCGGGGACCGCGTTCATATTACGAAATCGAAGGCGCATTACCTCGAAGTGACGCACAAGGAAGGCACCAAGGGCCACGCGATCACCTTCATGGCCGAGCATATCGGCTGTACGCTCGACGAAGTCATCGCCATCGGCGATTCCTGGAACGATCACGAGATGATCGAAGCCGCCGGGCTTGGCGTCGCAATGGGCAATGCCCTGCCGAAGCTGAAGGAAATCGCGCAGTTCGTGACCAAATCGAACAACGAAGAAGGCGTCAAGCACGTCATCGATACCTTCATTCTGCAAACGGTATAA
- a CDS encoding helix-turn-helix transcriptional regulator, protein MLQNHLTLPLLNGDRFYCFPESAGHYFPSHEHEVFRQTGAMQEFNFHFIVSGYGYIEIDGRRQELGAGDCFLYFPGDKQVYYAHPEQPWEIKWVHFYGSAVSADLKERGFHRSVPWRLRTSAELETRIDELLIEIERHKLLHPSRVSMLMYGILAEFIEQATPMKGPSAGKATAVERMLALLPELQASAAEPFDLDAWAARAATNRYTFCRWFRRAVGQTPLAFLTMCRIQQAKALLVERPELVIGEVARLSGYETASYFNKRFQESENMTPSAYRQQFAGTRALRI, encoded by the coding sequence ATGCTGCAAAATCATCTCACCTTGCCGCTGCTGAACGGCGATCGTTTCTACTGTTTCCCGGAATCCGCAGGCCACTATTTCCCATCCCACGAGCATGAAGTATTCCGGCAGACCGGCGCGATGCAGGAATTCAATTTTCATTTCATCGTATCCGGGTACGGCTATATTGAGATCGACGGCCGGCGCCAGGAGCTTGGAGCCGGAGACTGTTTTCTCTATTTCCCCGGCGATAAGCAGGTCTATTACGCCCATCCCGAGCAGCCGTGGGAAATCAAATGGGTTCATTTCTACGGCAGCGCCGTTTCGGCGGACCTGAAGGAACGCGGCTTCCATCGCTCCGTGCCATGGCGGCTTCGCACTTCGGCCGAGCTGGAGACGCGCATCGACGAGCTGCTGATCGAGATCGAGCGCCATAAGCTGCTTCACCCCAGCCGCGTCTCGATGCTGATGTACGGCATTCTCGCGGAGTTTATCGAGCAAGCCACGCCGATGAAAGGCCCGAGCGCCGGCAAAGCGACAGCCGTCGAGCGCATGCTTGCGCTGCTCCCCGAGCTGCAGGCTTCCGCTGCCGAGCCGTTCGATTTGGACGCCTGGGCCGCGCGCGCCGCCACGAACCGCTATACGTTCTGCCGCTGGTTTCGGCGCGCCGTCGGCCAGACGCCGCTCGCTTTTCTGACCATGTGCCGCATCCAGCAGGCGAAGGCGCTTCTCGTGGAGCGCCCGGAGCTCGTCATCGGCGAAGTCGCCCGTTTGTCCGGTTACGAGACGGCGAGCTACTTCAATAAACGGTTCCAGGAGAGCGAAAACATGACGCCGAGCGCCTACAGGCAGCAGTTCGCGGGAACGCGCGCTTTACGAATATAA
- a CDS encoding aldo/keto reductase produces the protein MKRIEVAGIPQGITKLIQGSMMLRIEDMDYSGGLLDAYAATGGNAIDTGHIYGASSAQAIGKWMETRGNRSEFVIIGKGAHPYEQSRMTKACIQSDLVESLERLATDYMDMYLLHRDDTNVHVGYILEGLNDQLASGRCRAIGASNWSVARIREANEYAAKHGLTGFSCSSPNLALARPNEARWAGCVTTTAEDEAWHAESQLPILSWSSQSGGFFTDRYSQDNREDAEMVRVNYSDENWERKRRATVLAEKYGVTANQIALAYVLNQPFPVAAIIGPQKPSELEDSVKALQVVLSAEESTWLNLSSEKVPS, from the coding sequence ATGAAACGAATAGAGGTTGCAGGCATACCCCAAGGGATAACGAAGCTGATTCAAGGCTCCATGATGCTGAGGATCGAAGATATGGATTATTCGGGCGGACTGTTGGACGCTTACGCGGCAACGGGAGGCAATGCGATCGACACCGGCCATATTTATGGCGCGAGCTCGGCGCAGGCAATCGGCAAATGGATGGAAACGCGCGGCAATCGCAGCGAATTCGTCATCATTGGCAAAGGCGCGCATCCGTACGAGCAGTCGCGCATGACGAAGGCTTGCATTCAAAGCGACTTGGTGGAATCGCTGGAACGTCTGGCGACGGATTATATGGATATGTATCTGCTGCATCGCGACGATACGAACGTCCATGTGGGCTACATCCTGGAAGGCTTGAATGATCAGCTGGCCTCTGGCCGCTGCCGGGCGATCGGCGCTTCCAACTGGAGCGTGGCGCGCATCCGCGAAGCGAATGAATATGCGGCGAAGCACGGTCTGACCGGCTTCAGCTGCAGCAGCCCGAACCTGGCGCTTGCGCGTCCGAACGAAGCGCGGTGGGCGGGATGCGTGACAACGACGGCGGAAGATGAAGCTTGGCATGCAGAGTCCCAGCTTCCGATCCTGTCGTGGTCGTCGCAATCCGGCGGCTTCTTCACGGATCGCTATTCGCAGGACAACCGCGAGGATGCGGAGATGGTCCGCGTCAACTACAGCGACGAGAACTGGGAACGCAAGCGCCGGGCAACCGTGCTGGCGGAGAAATACGGCGTGACGGCGAACCAAATCGCGCTCGCGTACGTATTGAACCAGCCGTTTCCGGTCGCGGCGATCATCGGACCGCAGAAGCCTTCCGAGCTGGAAGACAGCGTGAAGGCGCTGCAAGTCGTCTTGTCCGCGGAAGAGAGCACTTGGCTGAACCTGTCGTCGGAGAAAGTGCCTTCGTAA
- a CDS encoding S41 family peptidase, producing the protein MNKFGEKAMKQRRTTVVVVMLLLLVGGFAGGRLSILLQYPIVKDKAFGNLSYAYNEIMHDYLNGAQSKALVDGAAEGMVGSLQDPYSVYLSEDKGEAYVQSYQDHFVGIGVEIRQQDGAFIIDSVIKGAPAEKAKLLKEDEIVSIDGKSVQGWTFDELKEKLQGKSGSTVTLQVNRSGKTMTMKVVRGDVPVLTVYSEMKAGGIGEITISRFAEKTADEFDAAIKSLQKKGMKSLLLDLRGNPGGLLNPTIEIANRFVPKDKTIVQVVYKGEKRVLTHKSTQKEPWTLPIAILVDAHTASSAEVLTAALKDTAGAQVVGEKTFGKGIVQNFNQLKDGSVLKLTEAQWRTPDGQWIHKKGIDPNVVVAAPDYALLPRLDAGLKLTVGDYGDKVVTVQKMLQTIGYDTGQGSGIYDAATSEAVRSFQQKESLPVTGDMNDLTAYRVLTKLMDKYKVEDPQRNKAMELLQAAESGAAANK; encoded by the coding sequence ATGAACAAGTTTGGCGAGAAAGCGATGAAACAGCGGAGGACGACGGTCGTTGTCGTGATGCTCCTTCTTCTCGTGGGCGGTTTCGCGGGCGGCCGGCTCAGCATACTGCTCCAGTATCCCATCGTCAAGGATAAGGCATTCGGCAATTTATCCTACGCGTACAACGAAATCATGCATGATTACTTGAACGGCGCCCAGTCCAAAGCGCTGGTCGACGGCGCTGCCGAAGGCATGGTGGGTTCGCTGCAGGATCCTTACTCCGTGTATTTGTCGGAGGATAAGGGAGAAGCGTACGTGCAGTCTTACCAGGATCATTTCGTCGGGATCGGCGTGGAGATTCGGCAGCAGGACGGCGCGTTCATCATCGACAGCGTCATTAAAGGGGCGCCGGCCGAGAAAGCGAAGCTGTTGAAAGAAGACGAGATCGTCAGCATCGACGGCAAAAGCGTGCAAGGCTGGACCTTCGACGAGCTGAAAGAAAAGCTCCAGGGCAAGTCCGGTTCCACGGTGACGCTGCAGGTTAACCGGTCCGGGAAGACGATGACGATGAAGGTCGTGCGCGGCGACGTGCCGGTGCTGACGGTATATTCCGAGATGAAGGCGGGCGGCATCGGCGAAATTACGATCAGCCGTTTCGCGGAGAAGACGGCGGACGAATTCGATGCGGCGATCAAGAGCCTGCAGAAGAAAGGCATGAAGTCGCTGCTGCTTGACTTGCGCGGCAATCCGGGCGGGCTGCTCAACCCGACGATCGAAATCGCCAACCGGTTCGTGCCGAAAGACAAGACGATCGTTCAGGTCGTCTATAAGGGCGAGAAGCGGGTGCTGACGCACAAGTCCACTCAGAAAGAGCCGTGGACGCTGCCGATCGCCATCCTTGTGGATGCGCACACGGCAAGCTCGGCCGAAGTGCTGACTGCGGCGCTCAAAGATACGGCCGGCGCGCAAGTTGTCGGCGAGAAGACGTTCGGTAAGGGGATCGTGCAGAACTTCAACCAGTTGAAGGACGGCTCCGTGCTGAAACTGACGGAAGCGCAGTGGCGGACGCCGGACGGCCAATGGATTCATAAGAAGGGCATCGATCCTAACGTTGTCGTCGCGGCGCCCGATTATGCCTTGCTGCCGAGACTGGACGCCGGTCTCAAGCTGACCGTCGGCGATTACGGCGATAAAGTCGTCACGGTGCAGAAGATGCTCCAAACGATCGGGTACGATACCGGCCAAGGGTCGGGAATTTACGATGCTGCGACGTCCGAGGCGGTGCGATCCTTCCAACAGAAAGAATCGCTGCCTGTCACCGGCGATATGAACGATCTGACCGCATACCGCGTATTAACGAAATTGATGGATAAATACAAGGTGGAGGATCCGCAGCGCAACAAGGCAATGGAGCTGCTGCAGGCAGCCGAATCCGGCGCTGCAGCTAACAAATAA